The proteins below come from a single Bacillus horti genomic window:
- a CDS encoding gamma-glutamyltransferase family protein, translating into MPHYDSLYYPYASQRTTVFANKGMVATSQPLAAQAGLDIIKKGGNAIDAAIATAACLTVLEPTSNGIGGDAFALVWTKGKLHGLNASGPAPQSLSIDALKAQGHTEMPKFGLTPVTVPGAPSAWVALSERFGKLPLEEVLQPAIQYAEEGYPLTPILGKYWLSAYKNYSANLKGDEFKAWFETFAPKGRAPQIGEVWSSEGHAKTLRSIAETKGESFYRGEIAQQIDTFSKQYGGYIRYEDLAQYQPEWVDPIKVHYKGYDVWEIPPNGQGLIALLALNVLKGYTFTEKESTETYHKQIEAMKLAFSDGLAYITDSKHMKVKVEDLLSDKYAEQRRALIGEEALTPEAGQPPRGGTVYLATADGEGNMVSFIQSNYMGFGSGIVIPGTGIALQNRGHNFSLDPAHDNALAPGKRTLHTIIPGFLTKGDHAVGPFGVMGGFMQPQGHAQVVMNTIDFALNPQAALDAPRWQWMKDKVVHVEPHFPDHIAQALVRKGHQIHKTIDTGSFGRGQIIWRDPETGVLNGGTESRTDGAIAAW; encoded by the coding sequence ATGCCTCATTATGATTCTCTGTACTATCCGTATGCTTCTCAGCGTACAACTGTATTCGCGAACAAAGGGATGGTTGCTACATCACAGCCTTTAGCCGCTCAGGCCGGACTGGATATCATCAAAAAGGGTGGGAATGCCATCGATGCTGCTATTGCAACGGCAGCCTGCTTAACCGTCCTTGAGCCTACCTCAAATGGCATAGGGGGAGACGCCTTTGCTTTAGTTTGGACAAAAGGAAAGCTTCACGGCTTAAACGCTAGTGGACCGGCCCCTCAAAGCCTTTCTATTGATGCTCTTAAGGCACAAGGTCACACGGAAATGCCTAAGTTTGGCTTAACTCCAGTTACCGTTCCTGGTGCCCCCTCTGCTTGGGTTGCCCTATCTGAACGTTTCGGGAAGCTTCCTTTAGAGGAAGTCCTTCAGCCAGCGATTCAGTATGCCGAAGAGGGTTATCCTTTAACGCCGATTCTAGGGAAGTATTGGTTGTCAGCCTATAAAAACTACTCAGCAAACTTAAAGGGAGACGAGTTTAAAGCTTGGTTTGAGACGTTTGCTCCTAAGGGGCGTGCTCCTCAAATTGGAGAGGTATGGAGCTCTGAAGGCCATGCCAAAACGTTGAGATCCATAGCTGAAACTAAGGGTGAGTCATTTTACCGTGGAGAAATTGCTCAGCAAATTGATACATTTTCCAAACAGTACGGTGGATATATTCGCTATGAGGATCTAGCGCAATATCAGCCTGAATGGGTTGATCCCATTAAAGTTCATTACAAAGGCTATGATGTGTGGGAGATTCCACCAAACGGGCAAGGGTTGATTGCCTTATTAGCTTTGAATGTACTGAAAGGCTATACGTTTACGGAGAAGGAAAGTACAGAAACGTACCATAAACAAATCGAAGCGATGAAGCTAGCGTTCAGTGATGGCTTAGCGTATATCACTGATTCAAAGCATATGAAGGTGAAGGTAGAGGATTTACTTTCTGACAAATACGCTGAGCAACGTCGTGCCTTAATTGGAGAGGAAGCTCTAACTCCAGAAGCAGGGCAGCCACCAAGGGGTGGTACGGTGTATCTGGCTACGGCAGATGGGGAAGGGAATATGGTGTCCTTTATCCAAAGTAACTATATGGGCTTTGGTTCAGGTATCGTGATTCCTGGAACAGGTATTGCGCTACAGAACCGTGGACATAATTTTTCGCTGGATCCAGCTCATGATAACGCCCTTGCACCAGGTAAAAGAACACTCCATACGATTATCCCGGGCTTTTTAACCAAGGGAGATCATGCCGTCGGGCCATTTGGCGTGATGGGTGGTTTTATGCAGCCACAGGGTCATGCTCAGGTGGTGATGAATACGATTGATTTCGCTTTGAATCCACAAGCGGCATTAGATGCACCGAGATGGCAGTGGATGAAGGATAAGGTTGTACATGTTGAACCTCATTTCCCAGATCATATTGCTCAAGCGTTAGTGCGTAAGGGACATCAGATTCATAAGACGATCGATACAGGAAGCTTTGGAAGAGGACAAATCATTTGGAGAGATCCTGAAACAGGTGTGCTTAACGGGGGGACGGAGTCGCGTACAGATGGAGCGATTGCCGCTTGGTAG
- a CDS encoding S8 family serine peptidase produces MNVRARKKSQLALCLIFIMIFTSFSSFATATGQAGVVDVSLKETTQLTAQEKISTEVQQALEHDQYVEVLIKLTEQVDSTQVAEDAQQSLSANATDFQKKMQARYAVVDALSTTAKQSQQDLLKFLEQEEAKGTVRDIQSFYIVNIISATVSERVIEELSYRTDVQKILFNETIQLELPERTVSLQEEMKTQNDNVEWNIDRVEAPAVWDTYGVDGSGIVVGMIDSGAHWQHEALKEKWRGYDPANPDQPNPTGNWFDAVSGQPLPYDLALQPHGTHVMGTILGQDPAGQNKIGVAPGAKWIAARAFTEFGGSSAHILASAEFMLAPTNENGQADPSLAPDIVNNSWGGGSGLNEWFRPMVEAWRAAGILPVFAAGNTTGGSVPGSVSVPSNYPESFAVGATDINNLRGNFSNQGPGPYEGDVKPDIAAPGVNIRSAVPGGYEAGWNGTSMAAPHVAGAAALLLSLDSSLTVDDLEEILIDSAIPTTDNQYPEAPNYGYGHGLLNVFDAVSSIASGRGVITGSVLIEGSDHNPAVIDHNPIDDAFAGLDVPISATITDDVAVSRAELWVKQSASPYWIVIPMSRTSGDHQGGVYEGTIPWMFVDEPGFTYQIKAVDYGRNLSETEEYSVDVIFGVVPDAYSQDFSEYPIGWVLDGDWDWGVPTVGPEPLTGDKLVATNLSGNYSANSDSQLLLPPLDLRNTEEASLRLDHWYDIELNFDEGVIAISDDFGETWEIVESFTGRDQQWRSLVVDLNAYAGSESPVFAVFAFFSDNSVHYPGWYIDQLQLVGVDEEAPDAPTNLEANVGSAGVHLSWTASTANDIHGYNIYRSENGGELEQLAQTSGTSYSDAALEGGTEYTYVVTAYDYSDNESEYSNEVTVVAPYITLVYSTDFEENDGGFTTGGTNNSWAWGVPTSGPNEAASGERLWATNLSGNYPNSSNSYIESPTIDLSGLESAELTFAHWFSIENNYDFAYVRVSADGGETWDTLATYTNRVALWDTPTLSLEEYVGEEILIRFVFTSDNIVAYPGWYVDDVTVVGTTGDTEEEQEDQRIELQPIDRPSIGNSSANQSLGAVNRLTPTINKELVDKGTKAPEKELLPEENEKKANDSTQLKVEERLRAIELQQDESGYVYTMSTDKEELEMQLLRAGGLPVDAYVTVLETGRTVRTNPADGTYRILHPSGSWTLQVESYGYYTQTDTVELGEDETVVKNFLLDPVPRGDVQGQVINERNGEPIEGASVRVVEDARIPTVETEEDGSFTISNVIEGSYTLDVRAADYISDTKEIVVVGGETTEVLVQLKPFIGYDDEIAYDDGTAENARAFYDAGNGWAVRMTPDGTAQVRGASVYLWGADWPIPGADTFSVAVYDSQPDGSPGEMVIAPVVVEGERGGWNYVDLSEHGFTTDQDFYVVAVQVGANPNTPGVGMDENGPFSQRSYMVVNGAFQPFDASYGNAMVRASVGYSLDSPVILSPAEDTYTNESSILVEGTVTIDSLVTLYRNGEVATTVQSEDGAFSSELDLVEGENVITATATIDAGETDPSAPVTVVKDTYAPQITILSPADGTVTNREVINVHGVALDDNLDTVTVNGQAVNVSEVGEFSQRVILDPGENVISVVATDLAGNETTKQVTVHVSLDAPDISDIQPAEDQYLAPNETLEVSFHSSAHGGSASFYLTIPLTGDENVENELAANRIQMTEVEPGYYVGTWNVTPGIVLNGAVIEIELVDAAGNRATAVANGKVFVNSFNKVIDLPDSSDDLLDDGEEATLD; encoded by the coding sequence ATGAACGTTAGGGCGAGAAAAAAGTCGCAACTTGCACTTTGCTTAATTTTCATCATGATCTTCACCTCATTCTCTAGCTTCGCAACAGCAACAGGACAAGCAGGTGTGGTGGATGTTTCTCTTAAGGAAACGACACAGCTAACTGCTCAGGAGAAAATCAGCACAGAGGTTCAGCAAGCGCTAGAGCATGATCAATATGTGGAAGTACTTATTAAGCTCACAGAGCAAGTGGACAGTACTCAGGTTGCAGAAGATGCACAGCAGAGTCTCTCTGCTAATGCAACAGATTTTCAAAAGAAAATGCAGGCTAGGTATGCCGTTGTTGATGCTTTAAGCACGACAGCTAAACAGAGCCAGCAGGATCTATTAAAGTTTTTAGAGCAGGAGGAGGCTAAAGGGACGGTAAGAGATATTCAAAGCTTTTACATTGTAAATATAATCTCAGCTACCGTGTCTGAGCGTGTGATTGAGGAGCTATCCTATCGTACAGATGTGCAAAAAATCCTGTTTAACGAAACTATTCAGCTGGAGCTTCCGGAAAGAACGGTAAGCTTACAGGAAGAAATGAAGACACAGAACGACAATGTTGAGTGGAATATTGATCGTGTCGAAGCACCTGCTGTATGGGATACGTATGGTGTAGACGGATCAGGAATTGTAGTAGGGATGATCGATTCTGGAGCTCATTGGCAGCATGAAGCGCTGAAGGAAAAATGGCGCGGCTATGACCCTGCTAATCCAGATCAGCCGAATCCTACAGGAAACTGGTTTGATGCAGTGAGCGGTCAGCCGCTACCTTATGATCTTGCTCTTCAACCTCATGGAACTCATGTTATGGGGACGATATTAGGTCAGGATCCAGCTGGGCAAAATAAAATTGGTGTGGCACCTGGAGCCAAATGGATTGCAGCTAGAGCCTTTACCGAGTTCGGAGGAAGCTCTGCTCATATCTTAGCTTCAGCAGAATTTATGCTTGCTCCAACAAATGAGAATGGACAAGCTGATCCAAGCTTAGCTCCGGACATTGTTAACAATTCATGGGGTGGCGGATCTGGACTTAATGAGTGGTTCCGTCCAATGGTTGAAGCTTGGAGAGCTGCAGGTATTCTCCCTGTCTTCGCAGCTGGAAACACGACTGGAGGGTCAGTCCCTGGTTCAGTAAGTGTACCTTCAAACTATCCGGAGAGCTTTGCAGTTGGAGCGACGGATATCAATAACCTTAGAGGAAATTTCTCCAATCAAGGTCCAGGGCCGTATGAAGGGGATGTTAAGCCTGATATAGCAGCTCCGGGAGTTAATATTCGTTCTGCTGTTCCAGGAGGGTATGAGGCTGGATGGAACGGAACTTCAATGGCTGCGCCACACGTAGCAGGAGCAGCAGCATTGTTGTTATCCTTAGATTCTAGCTTGACTGTCGATGACTTAGAAGAGATTCTGATAGACTCAGCGATACCAACAACAGATAATCAGTATCCAGAAGCACCTAACTACGGATATGGTCATGGGTTGTTGAATGTCTTTGATGCTGTATCATCAATCGCATCAGGAAGAGGAGTCATTACGGGCTCAGTCTTGATTGAAGGAAGTGACCATAACCCAGCTGTTATTGATCATAATCCTATTGATGATGCGTTTGCAGGACTAGATGTACCTATTTCTGCAACGATAACAGACGATGTAGCTGTTTCAAGAGCGGAGCTCTGGGTGAAACAGTCAGCGTCTCCATATTGGATTGTCATTCCAATGAGTCGCACATCAGGAGACCACCAGGGTGGGGTTTATGAAGGAACCATCCCTTGGATGTTTGTCGATGAACCAGGCTTTACCTATCAAATTAAAGCAGTAGATTACGGACGAAATCTTTCTGAAACAGAAGAATATTCTGTGGATGTTATCTTTGGTGTCGTCCCTGATGCATACAGCCAGGATTTCTCTGAATATCCGATTGGCTGGGTGCTTGATGGGGATTGGGATTGGGGTGTACCTACGGTAGGTCCTGAGCCATTAACTGGTGATAAACTAGTGGCAACCAACCTCAGCGGCAACTATTCAGCCAATTCAGATAGTCAATTACTTTTACCTCCATTAGATCTTCGTAACACAGAGGAAGCCTCGTTACGATTAGATCATTGGTATGATATCGAATTAAACTTCGATGAAGGAGTTATTGCCATATCTGATGACTTTGGAGAGACTTGGGAGATTGTCGAGTCCTTTACCGGTAGAGATCAGCAATGGCGTTCTCTAGTGGTTGACCTGAATGCATATGCAGGATCAGAGTCCCCAGTATTTGCCGTATTTGCTTTCTTCTCCGATAATTCTGTGCATTATCCAGGCTGGTATATCGATCAGCTTCAGCTAGTAGGAGTAGATGAAGAAGCCCCAGATGCTCCGACTAACTTAGAAGCAAACGTTGGTAGTGCAGGTGTCCATTTATCCTGGACAGCTTCGACAGCCAATGATATTCATGGATATAACATTTATCGTTCAGAGAACGGTGGGGAGTTAGAGCAACTCGCTCAAACGTCTGGAACCTCCTACAGTGATGCAGCTCTGGAAGGTGGTACAGAGTATACGTACGTGGTGACAGCTTATGATTACTCAGATAATGAAAGTGAGTATTCAAATGAGGTAACCGTTGTAGCTCCGTACATTACCCTTGTGTATAGTACTGATTTTGAAGAAAATGATGGTGGTTTCACTACTGGTGGAACAAATAACTCATGGGCGTGGGGTGTTCCTACATCAGGTCCAAATGAAGCTGCTTCAGGTGAAAGGCTCTGGGCTACGAACTTAAGTGGTAACTATCCTAATTCATCAAACAGCTACATTGAGTCACCGACTATTGATTTAAGTGGGCTTGAATCGGCAGAATTAACCTTTGCTCACTGGTTTAGCATTGAAAATAACTATGACTTTGCCTATGTTAGAGTGAGTGCAGACGGTGGTGAAACATGGGATACCCTAGCTACGTACACAAATCGCGTTGCGTTATGGGATACTCCTACACTATCACTAGAAGAGTATGTAGGTGAAGAAATCTTAATTCGTTTTGTCTTTACATCTGACAACATCGTAGCTTACCCAGGTTGGTATGTCGATGATGTAACTGTGGTAGGAACGACAGGGGATACGGAAGAAGAACAAGAGGATCAGCGTATCGAACTACAGCCAATTGATAGGCCTTCGATAGGCAATAGTAGTGCTAACCAATCCTTAGGTGCCGTCAACAGGCTAACTCCTACAATCAATAAGGAGCTTGTTGATAAAGGTACTAAAGCACCTGAAAAAGAACTTCTTCCTGAAGAAAATGAAAAGAAAGCTAATGACTCAACTCAATTAAAAGTTGAGGAAAGATTACGCGCCATTGAGCTACAGCAAGATGAATCAGGATATGTGTATACGATGAGCACGGATAAGGAAGAGCTTGAAATGCAGCTATTACGTGCAGGTGGTCTTCCGGTTGATGCTTATGTTACTGTCCTTGAAACAGGAAGAACGGTACGAACAAATCCAGCAGATGGAACGTATCGTATCCTACACCCATCAGGCTCTTGGACATTGCAGGTAGAATCCTACGGATACTATACGCAAACTGATACAGTTGAGCTTGGTGAAGATGAAACGGTCGTTAAGAACTTCCTTCTTGATCCAGTTCCTAGAGGGGACGTTCAAGGACAAGTGATTAATGAACGTAATGGAGAACCTATAGAAGGGGCAAGTGTTCGTGTTGTTGAGGACGCCCGTATTCCAACTGTAGAAACAGAGGAAGATGGATCCTTTACAATCTCTAATGTGATTGAAGGAAGCTACACACTTGATGTTCGTGCAGCTGATTATATCAGTGATACGAAGGAAATTGTAGTGGTAGGTGGAGAAACGACTGAGGTGCTTGTGCAGCTCAAGCCGTTTATAGGCTACGATGATGAAATCGCCTATGATGATGGCACAGCCGAGAATGCGCGTGCCTTCTATGATGCCGGAAACGGTTGGGCCGTACGAATGACTCCGGATGGAACAGCACAAGTGAGAGGTGCTTCTGTCTATCTATGGGGGGCTGACTGGCCGATTCCTGGTGCAGACACCTTCTCAGTAGCCGTATATGATAGCCAGCCTGATGGTTCTCCAGGAGAAATGGTGATTGCACCAGTTGTTGTAGAGGGAGAACGTGGTGGCTGGAACTATGTAGATCTATCTGAGCATGGCTTCACAACGGATCAGGACTTCTATGTTGTTGCTGTCCAAGTTGGAGCTAATCCGAATACTCCTGGAGTGGGTATGGATGAGAACGGACCGTTTTCGCAACGCTCCTACATGGTAGTAAATGGCGCTTTCCAACCGTTTGATGCTTCCTACGGGAACGCAATGGTTCGAGCAAGCGTGGGCTACTCACTAGATTCACCAGTAATTCTGAGTCCAGCAGAGGATACGTATACGAATGAAAGTTCCATTTTAGTAGAAGGGACTGTAACGATTGACAGTCTTGTTACTCTATACCGTAATGGAGAAGTAGCCACAACTGTTCAAAGTGAAGACGGGGCATTTAGCTCGGAGCTTGACCTAGTTGAAGGAGAAAACGTGATTACCGCAACAGCTACAATTGATGCGGGTGAAACAGATCCTTCAGCTCCAGTAACGGTTGTGAAAGACACGTATGCTCCACAAATCACTATCCTTTCACCAGCAGATGGAACGGTTACGAACAGGGAAGTCATTAATGTTCACGGAGTAGCGTTAGACGACAACCTGGACACTGTAACTGTTAATGGACAAGCTGTGAATGTGAGTGAAGTTGGAGAATTCTCTCAACGTGTCATTCTTGATCCAGGTGAAAATGTCATTTCCGTAGTGGCAACTGACCTAGCAGGGAATGAGACAACTAAACAAGTTACGGTACACGTTAGCCTTGATGCTCCAGATATCAGTGATATCCAGCCAGCAGAGGATCAATATCTTGCACCAAACGAAACATTAGAGGTATCCTTCCATAGCTCTGCACATGGTGGGTCAGCTAGCTTCTACCTAACGATTCCACTTACTGGAGATGAAAATGTTGAGAATGAGCTAGCTGCTAATCGCATTCAAATGACTGAGGTTGAACCAGGCTACTACGTTGGAACATGGAACGTTACGCCAGGTATCGTCTTAAATGGTGCGGTCATTGAAATTGAGCTTGTCGATGCGGCCGGCAATCGTGCTACCGCTGTAGCCAACGGTAAAGTCTTTGTAAATAGCTTCAATAAAGTTATTGATCTTCCAGATTCAAGTGATGATCTATTAGATGACGGGGAAGAAGCTACTTTAGACTAA
- the uvsE gene encoding UV DNA damage repair endonuclease UvsE — protein MTTVRLGYVAMSVNLQNSSPSQTMTFKQFSQLEDREAAVRKLERIAQSNVKNCLRLLRHNVAHDILFFRLSSRLVPLATHQELDGWDYMKSLTKELNELGEFINKHQLRVDFHPDHFVLLNSPRPEVFKDSLVNLRMHFALLKGMKQNTVHRCVMHVGGNYKNTDEALERFVSNWANVPKAIQQMIMLENDDKSFDLIHTLYLCEKLGIPLVFDYHHHLAHNQDTHWENEWGRVLKTWEHSPLPVKMHISSPRNEKQFRAHADFVDGRMFMDFLRKVKGSVPHIDCMIEAKQKDSALFRLMEDLKEHEDIEIIDGASFKLK, from the coding sequence ATGACAACTGTTCGTCTTGGCTATGTAGCGATGAGCGTAAATCTGCAAAACAGTTCCCCTTCTCAAACGATGACTTTTAAGCAATTTTCACAGTTAGAGGATCGTGAGGCAGCTGTACGTAAGCTGGAAAGAATTGCTCAATCTAATGTAAAGAACTGCTTACGTTTGCTAAGACATAACGTAGCTCATGATATTCTTTTTTTTCGCTTAAGTTCAAGATTGGTGCCATTAGCTACGCATCAAGAGTTAGATGGCTGGGATTATATGAAAAGCTTGACGAAAGAGCTTAACGAGCTAGGAGAGTTTATAAATAAGCATCAGCTCAGAGTGGATTTTCATCCCGACCACTTCGTTCTGCTCAATTCACCTAGGCCTGAGGTCTTCAAAGACTCTTTAGTGAACTTAAGAATGCACTTTGCTTTATTAAAAGGAATGAAGCAAAACACTGTCCATCGTTGTGTCATGCATGTTGGTGGGAATTACAAGAATACCGACGAAGCCTTAGAACGATTTGTGTCGAATTGGGCTAATGTGCCTAAAGCGATACAGCAGATGATTATGCTTGAAAACGATGATAAATCCTTTGATCTCATCCATACCTTATATCTTTGTGAAAAGCTAGGTATTCCTCTCGTATTTGACTATCATCATCATTTAGCCCACAACCAAGATACGCATTGGGAAAATGAATGGGGGAGAGTCCTAAAAACCTGGGAGCATTCCCCACTACCAGTGAAAATGCATATCTCCAGTCCGAGAAATGAAAAGCAATTCAGAGCGCATGCTGACTTTGTAGATGGACGTATGTTTATGGACTTTTTGCGGAAGGTGAAAGGGAGTGTTCCGCACATTGATTGCATGATAGAGGCCAAGCAGAAGGATAGTGCTTTGTTTCGGCTGATGGAGGATTTGAAGGAGCATGAGGACATTGAAATCATAGATGGGGCAAGCTTTAAGCTAAAGTAA
- the fabZ gene encoding 3-hydroxyacyl-ACP dehydratase FabZ, producing MLTTEQIKEIIPHRYPFLLVDRIIELENGKRAVGIKNVTANEEFFTGHFPEYPVMPGVLIVEALAQVGAVAVLNMEENKGRIGFLAGIDNFRFKGQVTPGDQLILEVEMTRLRGSIGKGHAVAKVDDQIVAEGDLMFALGDKQ from the coding sequence ATGTTAACAACGGAGCAAATTAAGGAAATCATTCCACATCGCTATCCCTTTTTACTTGTCGATCGAATTATAGAGCTAGAGAACGGAAAGCGTGCTGTGGGAATTAAGAATGTTACTGCCAATGAGGAGTTTTTTACGGGGCACTTTCCTGAATACCCTGTCATGCCTGGAGTGCTTATTGTTGAAGCCTTAGCGCAAGTAGGTGCAGTTGCTGTACTTAATATGGAGGAGAATAAGGGGCGTATTGGCTTTCTAGCGGGTATAGATAATTTTCGCTTTAAGGGTCAGGTTACACCAGGAGATCAGCTTATCCTAGAGGTAGAAATGACACGTTTAAGAGGATCAATCGGAAAAGGACATGCTGTAGCAAAAGTGGATGATCAGATTGTTGCTGAAGGAGACTTAATGTTTGCTTTAGGAGACAAACAGTAA
- the pgsA gene encoding CDP-diacylglycerol--glycerol-3-phosphate 3-phosphatidyltransferase, which translates to MNIPNLITIARFFFIPLYFVLFFSDLALANLYAFLIIILAGLSDILDGYLARKNNQITDLGQLLDPLADKLMMLAVILSFVIDNRISWLAAGVFFFRDIAMIVASVFFHLKKYKILAANVLGKATTVFFYFAFVLLMFQLPYGQEVLWAAILFSFVSSIVYTKNFMKAKKEFEADKKSEEAV; encoded by the coding sequence GTGAATATTCCTAACCTCATCACAATAGCTAGGTTCTTTTTTATTCCTCTTTATTTTGTTTTGTTTTTTTCCGATTTAGCGTTAGCTAATTTGTATGCCTTTTTAATCATTATCCTTGCAGGGTTAAGTGATATATTAGATGGCTATCTGGCTAGAAAAAATAATCAAATAACCGATTTAGGGCAGCTATTAGACCCATTAGCTGATAAACTTATGATGCTTGCGGTCATCCTGTCTTTTGTTATCGATAACAGAATTTCATGGCTAGCGGCAGGGGTGTTTTTCTTCCGAGATATAGCGATGATTGTCGCCTCGGTCTTTTTCCACCTAAAAAAGTACAAGATTCTAGCAGCAAACGTACTAGGCAAAGCCACAACGGTGTTCTTCTATTTTGCTTTTGTTCTACTTATGTTCCAGCTCCCATATGGTCAAGAAGTCCTGTGGGCGGCTATTCTATTCTCATTCGTGTCTAGCATCGTGTATACAAAAAACTTCATGAAAGCCAAAAAAGAGTTTGAGGCTGATAAGAAGTCTGAAGAAGCGGTTTAA
- a CDS encoding DNA-directed RNA polymerase subunit beta, giving the protein MTTQESEHKQDQATLTDPKATPSKNGASSKQKPKKKRKKKRSLGQRALGSVAKWFFIIFCFVFSVIFGLVVGYSIIGEGSVGDVFNIGTWKHLYDLIFTR; this is encoded by the coding sequence ATGACAACTCAAGAATCTGAACATAAGCAGGACCAAGCAACCTTAACGGATCCAAAAGCTACTCCTTCGAAAAACGGAGCTTCTTCAAAGCAGAAGCCCAAGAAAAAGAGGAAGAAAAAGAGAAGCTTAGGTCAGCGGGCGCTAGGTTCAGTGGCGAAATGGTTTTTTATCATTTTCTGCTTCGTGTTCTCCGTTATTTTTGGTCTTGTAGTTGGATATAGTATCATAGGTGAAGGCAGTGTCGGTGATGTTTTTAACATTGGCACATGGAAGCATCTTTATGATCTAATTTTTACAAGATAA
- a CDS encoding flagellar hook-basal body protein yields the protein MNFSMVTAANSLNQVQKKIDTISHNIANVGTAGYKRRNATFQELLVQEVTNQPHPQKEMGRITPDGIRLGSGVGIGQTTVFLGQGAIQETGRHFDFLIQGERGWFPIQRTTTDENGDAVTETLYTRSGSFQVVRNPGFDPETDTDDVMLVTSQGDVVLGSDGPITFSSEYKSFNVSPAGEIHIELADGTTVPATSNLQIMEIARPDLLVGVGESLFRLENTQGLNADVISPIDLTAREGYAIQQGALEMSNVDLTQELTELLAAQRLLQFQTRAISLADDMMGLANTIRS from the coding sequence ATGAATTTTTCCATGGTTACAGCAGCGAATTCCTTAAATCAGGTGCAGAAAAAAATCGACACGATCTCTCATAATATTGCCAATGTAGGGACAGCAGGCTACAAAAGAAGAAACGCTACCTTCCAAGAGCTTCTTGTTCAAGAGGTAACGAACCAGCCTCATCCACAAAAAGAAATGGGACGTATTACTCCGGATGGCATCCGCTTGGGTTCAGGAGTGGGAATTGGGCAAACGACCGTATTTTTAGGTCAGGGAGCTATTCAAGAGACAGGACGTCATTTTGATTTTCTGATTCAAGGAGAAAGAGGATGGTTTCCTATTCAACGTACTACGACGGACGAAAATGGAGACGCTGTTACGGAAACTTTATATACACGGAGCGGTTCCTTCCAAGTGGTGAGGAATCCTGGCTTCGATCCTGAAACAGATACGGACGATGTGATGCTTGTGACGTCTCAGGGGGATGTGGTTCTGGGAAGTGATGGTCCAATTACATTTAGCTCGGAATATAAGAGCTTTAATGTTTCTCCAGCAGGAGAAATCCATATTGAGCTAGCAGACGGTACAACTGTACCAGCTACGTCCAACCTACAAATCATGGAAATAGCAAGACCTGACTTGTTAGTTGGAGTGGGAGAAAGCTTATTCCGTCTTGAGAATACACAAGGATTGAATGCCGATGTTATTTCCCCTATTGATTTAACAGCCAGAGAAGGATATGCTATACAACAGGGGGCATTAGAAATGTCTAATGTCGATCTTACTCAGGAGCTAACGGAGTTACTCGCTGCGCAAAGGTTACTTCAGTTTCAAACTAGAGCGATCTCCTTAGCGGATGATATGATGGGGCTAGCTAACACAATACGTTCTTAA